A window of Zonotrichia leucophrys gambelii isolate GWCS_2022_RI chromosome 11, RI_Zleu_2.0, whole genome shotgun sequence contains these coding sequences:
- the LOC135452638 gene encoding uncharacterized protein LOC135452638 isoform X1 has translation MNNMEEINAPPMWETCRRPGTLQSCECPPPLSQQDAAGPVCPQQRGFLITKPLGWVLAENLACVDKTVASPKLYVLEPWIADLLVNYDQVDERENSLAGQVVRVLSDSSAAGQPGLLQDAVVQVSDGSCYIRVVITAEALQAEENAHLQLRLSSLNCRIIVLQKYTVCFQDEARLEDCEFYLTAQQFIVLPMQRQRMESSDGNQNPSVMKKIKELWLRNLSVRNAPSSDPSVSQLIDAIGQNQLEILKENAEECLDLWKSKEKPVTVEDEVPITQWEAERKKEQGEDVFMVPVSALVIPPEEEAVVCDSSEAVSAGYTDTSQAAPGKSSDDRTVPGDPSVVSQISSCLHSSSAPALGSSSWHPMNAPDPIQPLVSSTVGSAHLPGLSGGDAASPTLSDSLGGSLDNPWNGMPSLSLTPSSSDEKTFQSDPPLKTQKDVAADSNTADLLEVCSQSSAEGSPRGEPAQTSSPSLLRCYSHPSLVEISTSEAASAAEAAWDALCADQSLQRSRGSQPTLPTLSPVFPVLPSSSLQSPPGRIPDREQACSSGTASSAEALKPGLAHTRTKGGETVVAKRKLVEEDEQACSEQQHLPGTSKHRGRGTRKGSVLGSPQGAKKSRRETGLRNRKELEEEEEEEEEMEAEEEQASPAGAGPSSRPEQCSARETFMERPPQYQYEAPSPELCQQVQSIRISKAMLMWACWMLTEEEEEEEEEDS, from the exons ATGAACAATATGGAAGAAATAAATGCCCCTCCTATGTGGGAGACTTGCAGAAGGCCAGGCACACTCCAGAGCTGTGAGTGTCCCCCTCCACTGTCCCAGCAGGATGCAGCAGGACCTGTGTGCCCCCAGCAGCGTGGCTTCCTCATCACAAAGCCCTTAGGATGGGTGCTTGCAGAGAA TCTTGCGTGTGTCGACAAGACTGTGGCTTCTCCCAAACTCTATGTCCTGGAGCCATGGATTGCTGACCTCTTGGTGAATTATGATCAAGTGGATGAGCGTGAGAattccctggctgggcaggtgGTGCGG GTCTTGAGTGACTCGAGTGCAGctggccagcctgggctgctccaggacgCTGTGGTGCAGGTCTCTGACGGATCCTGCTACATCCGTGTGGTCATTACAGCCgaggctctgcaggcagaggaaaa tgcccacctgcagctcaggcttTCCAGCCTTAATTGCAGAATTATCGTCCTGCAGAAGTACACGGTGTGTTTTCAGGACGAGGCCAGGCTG GAGGACTGCGAGTTTTACCTCACGGCCCAGCAGTTCATTGTGCTGCCCATGCAGAGGCAGAGGATGGAATCATCTGATGG GAACCAGAATCCCTCTGTGATGAAGAAGATAAAGGAGCTCTGGCT GAGGAATCTTTCTGTGAGGAACGCTCCCAGCTCAG ACCCCTCTGTCTCTCAGCTGATTGATGCCATAGGACAAAACCAGCTGGagattttgaaggaaaatgcTGAGGAATGCTTGGATTTATGGAAATCAAAGGAGAAGCCAGTGACAGTGGAGGACGAGGTTCCCATCACCCAGTGGGAGGCAGAGCGCAAGAAGGAG CAGGGTGAGGATGTTTTCATGGTCCCAGTCAGTGCCCTGGTGATCCCTCCTGAGGAGGAGGCAGTGGTTTGTGATTCTTCTGAGGCAGTGTCTGCAGGGTACACAG ATACAAgccaagcagctcctggaaagaGTAGTGATGACAGGACAGTGCCAGGAGACCCAAGTGTTGTATCTCAAATCAGCT cctgtctccatagcagcagtgctccagcccttggatCATCCTCATGGCATCCTATGAACGCTccagatcccatccagcctttAGTTTCCTCTACAGTTGGCTCAGCCCATCTCCCCGGATTGAGTGGAGGAG ATGCTGCATCACCAACCTTGTCAGATAGCCTGGGGGGATCCCTGGACAACCCCTGGAATGGGATGCCCTCGTTGTCTTTGACCCCAAGCTCTTCAGATG AGAAGACCTTTCAATCTGACCCTCCCCTGAAGACCCAGAAAGATGTGGCTGCTGACAGCAACACTGCTGACCTGTTGGAAGtgtgcagccagagctctgctgagggcTCACCCCGGGGAGAGCCAGCACAgacctcctctccctccctgctccgcTGCTACAGCCATCCCAGTCTGGTGGAGATCAGCACCAGTGAGGCAGCatcagctgcagaggcagcctggGATGCTCTGTGTGCTGATCAAAGCCTGCAGAGATCCAGGGGCTCTCAGCCCACCCTGCCCACTCTTTCTCCAGTTTTCCCAGTcttgcccagcagcagcttgcaATCGCCGCCTGGCAGGATTCCTGACAGGGAGCAGGCCTGCTCCAGTGGCACAGCTTCCTCTGCAGAGGCGTTGAAGCCTGGACTGGCTCACACCAGGACAAAGGGAGGAGAGACTGTGGTTGCCAAGAGGAAACTGGTGGAGGAAGATGAGCAGgcctgcagtgagcagcagcatctcccaggcACCTCGAAGCACAGGGGGAGAGGCACACGCAAGGGATCGGTGCTCGGGAGCCCACAGGGTGCAAAGAAGAGCAGAAGGGAGACAGGGCTGCGAAATAGAAAGGAGcttgaggaggaagaggaggaggaggaggaaatggagGCGGAGGAAGAGCAAGCatcccctgcaggagctgggcccaGCTCCAGGCCAGAGCAGTGCAGTGCTCGGGAGACG TTCATGGAGAGACCACCCCAGTACCAGTACGAGGCACCGAGCCCCGAGCTCTGCCAGCAGGTACAATCTATCAG GATTTCAAAGGCAATGCTGATGTGGGCATGCTGGATGCTgactgaggaagaggaggaggaggaggaggaggactcCTGA
- the LOC135452638 gene encoding uncharacterized protein LOC135452638 isoform X5, producing the protein MFQNAPVWLAELLQEPHCVSGEGPALFFKALLLCSLSSAHLQLRLSSLNCRIIVLQKYTVCFQDEARLEDCEFYLTAQQFIVLPMQRQRMESSDGNQNPSVMKKIKELWLRNLSVRNAPSSDPSVSQLIDAIGQNQLEILKENAEECLDLWKSKEKPVTVEDEVPITQWEAERKKEQGEDVFMVPVSALVIPPEEEAVVCDSSEAVSAGYTDTSQAAPGKSSDDRTVPGDPSVVSQISSCLHSSSAPALGSSSWHPMNAPDPIQPLVSSTVGSAHLPGLSGGDAASPTLSDSLGGSLDNPWNGMPSLSLTPSSSDEKTFQSDPPLKTQKDVAADSNTADLLEVCSQSSAEGSPRGEPAQTSSPSLLRCYSHPSLVEISTSEAASAAEAAWDALCADQSLQRSRGSQPTLPTLSPVFPVLPSSSLQSPPGRIPDREQACSSGTASSAEALKPGLAHTRTKGGETVVAKRKLVEEDEQACSEQQHLPGTSKHRGRGTRKGSVLGSPQGAKKSRRETGLRNRKELEEEEEEEEEMEAEEEQASPAGAGPSSRPEQCSARETFMERPPQYQYEAPSPELCQQVQSIRISKAMLMWACWMLTEEEEEEEEEDS; encoded by the exons ATGTTCCAGAACGCCCCAGTGTGGCTGGCAGAGCTCTTGCAGGAGCCCCACTGTGTGTCAGGGGAGGGTCCAGCTCTGTTCTTCAAGgcactcctgctctgctccctttccagtgcccacctgcagctcaggcttTCCAGCCTTAATTGCAGAATTATCGTCCTGCAGAAGTACACGGTGTGTTTTCAGGACGAGGCCAGGCTG GAGGACTGCGAGTTTTACCTCACGGCCCAGCAGTTCATTGTGCTGCCCATGCAGAGGCAGAGGATGGAATCATCTGATGG GAACCAGAATCCCTCTGTGATGAAGAAGATAAAGGAGCTCTGGCT GAGGAATCTTTCTGTGAGGAACGCTCCCAGCTCAG ACCCCTCTGTCTCTCAGCTGATTGATGCCATAGGACAAAACCAGCTGGagattttgaaggaaaatgcTGAGGAATGCTTGGATTTATGGAAATCAAAGGAGAAGCCAGTGACAGTGGAGGACGAGGTTCCCATCACCCAGTGGGAGGCAGAGCGCAAGAAGGAG CAGGGTGAGGATGTTTTCATGGTCCCAGTCAGTGCCCTGGTGATCCCTCCTGAGGAGGAGGCAGTGGTTTGTGATTCTTCTGAGGCAGTGTCTGCAGGGTACACAG ATACAAgccaagcagctcctggaaagaGTAGTGATGACAGGACAGTGCCAGGAGACCCAAGTGTTGTATCTCAAATCAGCT cctgtctccatagcagcagtgctccagcccttggatCATCCTCATGGCATCCTATGAACGCTccagatcccatccagcctttAGTTTCCTCTACAGTTGGCTCAGCCCATCTCCCCGGATTGAGTGGAGGAG ATGCTGCATCACCAACCTTGTCAGATAGCCTGGGGGGATCCCTGGACAACCCCTGGAATGGGATGCCCTCGTTGTCTTTGACCCCAAGCTCTTCAGATG AGAAGACCTTTCAATCTGACCCTCCCCTGAAGACCCAGAAAGATGTGGCTGCTGACAGCAACACTGCTGACCTGTTGGAAGtgtgcagccagagctctgctgagggcTCACCCCGGGGAGAGCCAGCACAgacctcctctccctccctgctccgcTGCTACAGCCATCCCAGTCTGGTGGAGATCAGCACCAGTGAGGCAGCatcagctgcagaggcagcctggGATGCTCTGTGTGCTGATCAAAGCCTGCAGAGATCCAGGGGCTCTCAGCCCACCCTGCCCACTCTTTCTCCAGTTTTCCCAGTcttgcccagcagcagcttgcaATCGCCGCCTGGCAGGATTCCTGACAGGGAGCAGGCCTGCTCCAGTGGCACAGCTTCCTCTGCAGAGGCGTTGAAGCCTGGACTGGCTCACACCAGGACAAAGGGAGGAGAGACTGTGGTTGCCAAGAGGAAACTGGTGGAGGAAGATGAGCAGgcctgcagtgagcagcagcatctcccaggcACCTCGAAGCACAGGGGGAGAGGCACACGCAAGGGATCGGTGCTCGGGAGCCCACAGGGTGCAAAGAAGAGCAGAAGGGAGACAGGGCTGCGAAATAGAAAGGAGcttgaggaggaagaggaggaggaggaggaaatggagGCGGAGGAAGAGCAAGCatcccctgcaggagctgggcccaGCTCCAGGCCAGAGCAGTGCAGTGCTCGGGAGACG TTCATGGAGAGACCACCCCAGTACCAGTACGAGGCACCGAGCCCCGAGCTCTGCCAGCAGGTACAATCTATCAG GATTTCAAAGGCAATGCTGATGTGGGCATGCTGGATGCTgactgaggaagaggaggaggaggaggaggaggactcCTGA
- the LOC135452638 gene encoding uncharacterized protein LOC135452638 isoform X3, which translates to MAAAAAPPGGASPGLAAGERLACVDKTVASPKLYVLEPWIADLLVNYDQVDERENSLAGQVVRVLSDSSAAGQPGLLQDAVVQVSDGSCYIRVVITAEALQAEENAHLQLRLSSLNCRIIVLQKYTVCFQDEARLEDCEFYLTAQQFIVLPMQRQRMESSDGNQNPSVMKKIKELWLRNLSVRNAPSSDPSVSQLIDAIGQNQLEILKENAEECLDLWKSKEKPVTVEDEVPITQWEAERKKEQGEDVFMVPVSALVIPPEEEAVVCDSSEAVSAGYTDTSQAAPGKSSDDRTVPGDPSVVSQISSCLHSSSAPALGSSSWHPMNAPDPIQPLVSSTVGSAHLPGLSGGDAASPTLSDSLGGSLDNPWNGMPSLSLTPSSSDEKTFQSDPPLKTQKDVAADSNTADLLEVCSQSSAEGSPRGEPAQTSSPSLLRCYSHPSLVEISTSEAASAAEAAWDALCADQSLQRSRGSQPTLPTLSPVFPVLPSSSLQSPPGRIPDREQACSSGTASSAEALKPGLAHTRTKGGETVVAKRKLVEEDEQACSEQQHLPGTSKHRGRGTRKGSVLGSPQGAKKSRRETGLRNRKELEEEEEEEEEMEAEEEQASPAGAGPSSRPEQCSARETFMERPPQYQYEAPSPELCQQVQSIRISKAMLMWACWMLTEEEEEEEEEDS; encoded by the exons ATGGCGGCAGCGGCTGCTCCGCCAGGCGGGGCGAGCCCGGGACTGGCGGCGGGGGAGCG TCTTGCGTGTGTCGACAAGACTGTGGCTTCTCCCAAACTCTATGTCCTGGAGCCATGGATTGCTGACCTCTTGGTGAATTATGATCAAGTGGATGAGCGTGAGAattccctggctgggcaggtgGTGCGG GTCTTGAGTGACTCGAGTGCAGctggccagcctgggctgctccaggacgCTGTGGTGCAGGTCTCTGACGGATCCTGCTACATCCGTGTGGTCATTACAGCCgaggctctgcaggcagaggaaaa tgcccacctgcagctcaggcttTCCAGCCTTAATTGCAGAATTATCGTCCTGCAGAAGTACACGGTGTGTTTTCAGGACGAGGCCAGGCTG GAGGACTGCGAGTTTTACCTCACGGCCCAGCAGTTCATTGTGCTGCCCATGCAGAGGCAGAGGATGGAATCATCTGATGG GAACCAGAATCCCTCTGTGATGAAGAAGATAAAGGAGCTCTGGCT GAGGAATCTTTCTGTGAGGAACGCTCCCAGCTCAG ACCCCTCTGTCTCTCAGCTGATTGATGCCATAGGACAAAACCAGCTGGagattttgaaggaaaatgcTGAGGAATGCTTGGATTTATGGAAATCAAAGGAGAAGCCAGTGACAGTGGAGGACGAGGTTCCCATCACCCAGTGGGAGGCAGAGCGCAAGAAGGAG CAGGGTGAGGATGTTTTCATGGTCCCAGTCAGTGCCCTGGTGATCCCTCCTGAGGAGGAGGCAGTGGTTTGTGATTCTTCTGAGGCAGTGTCTGCAGGGTACACAG ATACAAgccaagcagctcctggaaagaGTAGTGATGACAGGACAGTGCCAGGAGACCCAAGTGTTGTATCTCAAATCAGCT cctgtctccatagcagcagtgctccagcccttggatCATCCTCATGGCATCCTATGAACGCTccagatcccatccagcctttAGTTTCCTCTACAGTTGGCTCAGCCCATCTCCCCGGATTGAGTGGAGGAG ATGCTGCATCACCAACCTTGTCAGATAGCCTGGGGGGATCCCTGGACAACCCCTGGAATGGGATGCCCTCGTTGTCTTTGACCCCAAGCTCTTCAGATG AGAAGACCTTTCAATCTGACCCTCCCCTGAAGACCCAGAAAGATGTGGCTGCTGACAGCAACACTGCTGACCTGTTGGAAGtgtgcagccagagctctgctgagggcTCACCCCGGGGAGAGCCAGCACAgacctcctctccctccctgctccgcTGCTACAGCCATCCCAGTCTGGTGGAGATCAGCACCAGTGAGGCAGCatcagctgcagaggcagcctggGATGCTCTGTGTGCTGATCAAAGCCTGCAGAGATCCAGGGGCTCTCAGCCCACCCTGCCCACTCTTTCTCCAGTTTTCCCAGTcttgcccagcagcagcttgcaATCGCCGCCTGGCAGGATTCCTGACAGGGAGCAGGCCTGCTCCAGTGGCACAGCTTCCTCTGCAGAGGCGTTGAAGCCTGGACTGGCTCACACCAGGACAAAGGGAGGAGAGACTGTGGTTGCCAAGAGGAAACTGGTGGAGGAAGATGAGCAGgcctgcagtgagcagcagcatctcccaggcACCTCGAAGCACAGGGGGAGAGGCACACGCAAGGGATCGGTGCTCGGGAGCCCACAGGGTGCAAAGAAGAGCAGAAGGGAGACAGGGCTGCGAAATAGAAAGGAGcttgaggaggaagaggaggaggaggaggaaatggagGCGGAGGAAGAGCAAGCatcccctgcaggagctgggcccaGCTCCAGGCCAGAGCAGTGCAGTGCTCGGGAGACG TTCATGGAGAGACCACCCCAGTACCAGTACGAGGCACCGAGCCCCGAGCTCTGCCAGCAGGTACAATCTATCAG GATTTCAAAGGCAATGCTGATGTGGGCATGCTGGATGCTgactgaggaagaggaggaggaggaggaggaggactcCTGA
- the LOC135452638 gene encoding uncharacterized protein LOC135452638 isoform X2, which produces MNNMEEINAPPMWETCRRPGTLQSCECPPPLSQQDAAGPVCPQQRGFLITKPLGWVLAENLACVDKTVASPKLYVLEPWIADLLVNYDQVDERENSLAGQVVRVLSDSSAAGQPGLLQDAVVQVSDGSCYIRVVITAEALQAEENAHLQLRLSSLNCRIIVLQKYTVCFQDEARLEDCEFYLTAQQFIVLPMQRQRMESSDGNQNPSVMKKIKELWLRNLSVRNAPSSDPSVSQLIDAIGQNQLEILKENAEECLDLWKSKEKPVTVEDEVPITQWEAERKKEGEDVFMVPVSALVIPPEEEAVVCDSSEAVSAGYTDTSQAAPGKSSDDRTVPGDPSVVSQISSCLHSSSAPALGSSSWHPMNAPDPIQPLVSSTVGSAHLPGLSGGDAASPTLSDSLGGSLDNPWNGMPSLSLTPSSSDEKTFQSDPPLKTQKDVAADSNTADLLEVCSQSSAEGSPRGEPAQTSSPSLLRCYSHPSLVEISTSEAASAAEAAWDALCADQSLQRSRGSQPTLPTLSPVFPVLPSSSLQSPPGRIPDREQACSSGTASSAEALKPGLAHTRTKGGETVVAKRKLVEEDEQACSEQQHLPGTSKHRGRGTRKGSVLGSPQGAKKSRRETGLRNRKELEEEEEEEEEMEAEEEQASPAGAGPSSRPEQCSARETFMERPPQYQYEAPSPELCQQVQSIRISKAMLMWACWMLTEEEEEEEEEDS; this is translated from the exons ATGAACAATATGGAAGAAATAAATGCCCCTCCTATGTGGGAGACTTGCAGAAGGCCAGGCACACTCCAGAGCTGTGAGTGTCCCCCTCCACTGTCCCAGCAGGATGCAGCAGGACCTGTGTGCCCCCAGCAGCGTGGCTTCCTCATCACAAAGCCCTTAGGATGGGTGCTTGCAGAGAA TCTTGCGTGTGTCGACAAGACTGTGGCTTCTCCCAAACTCTATGTCCTGGAGCCATGGATTGCTGACCTCTTGGTGAATTATGATCAAGTGGATGAGCGTGAGAattccctggctgggcaggtgGTGCGG GTCTTGAGTGACTCGAGTGCAGctggccagcctgggctgctccaggacgCTGTGGTGCAGGTCTCTGACGGATCCTGCTACATCCGTGTGGTCATTACAGCCgaggctctgcaggcagaggaaaa tgcccacctgcagctcaggcttTCCAGCCTTAATTGCAGAATTATCGTCCTGCAGAAGTACACGGTGTGTTTTCAGGACGAGGCCAGGCTG GAGGACTGCGAGTTTTACCTCACGGCCCAGCAGTTCATTGTGCTGCCCATGCAGAGGCAGAGGATGGAATCATCTGATGG GAACCAGAATCCCTCTGTGATGAAGAAGATAAAGGAGCTCTGGCT GAGGAATCTTTCTGTGAGGAACGCTCCCAGCTCAG ACCCCTCTGTCTCTCAGCTGATTGATGCCATAGGACAAAACCAGCTGGagattttgaaggaaaatgcTGAGGAATGCTTGGATTTATGGAAATCAAAGGAGAAGCCAGTGACAGTGGAGGACGAGGTTCCCATCACCCAGTGGGAGGCAGAGCGCAAGAAGGAG GGTGAGGATGTTTTCATGGTCCCAGTCAGTGCCCTGGTGATCCCTCCTGAGGAGGAGGCAGTGGTTTGTGATTCTTCTGAGGCAGTGTCTGCAGGGTACACAG ATACAAgccaagcagctcctggaaagaGTAGTGATGACAGGACAGTGCCAGGAGACCCAAGTGTTGTATCTCAAATCAGCT cctgtctccatagcagcagtgctccagcccttggatCATCCTCATGGCATCCTATGAACGCTccagatcccatccagcctttAGTTTCCTCTACAGTTGGCTCAGCCCATCTCCCCGGATTGAGTGGAGGAG ATGCTGCATCACCAACCTTGTCAGATAGCCTGGGGGGATCCCTGGACAACCCCTGGAATGGGATGCCCTCGTTGTCTTTGACCCCAAGCTCTTCAGATG AGAAGACCTTTCAATCTGACCCTCCCCTGAAGACCCAGAAAGATGTGGCTGCTGACAGCAACACTGCTGACCTGTTGGAAGtgtgcagccagagctctgctgagggcTCACCCCGGGGAGAGCCAGCACAgacctcctctccctccctgctccgcTGCTACAGCCATCCCAGTCTGGTGGAGATCAGCACCAGTGAGGCAGCatcagctgcagaggcagcctggGATGCTCTGTGTGCTGATCAAAGCCTGCAGAGATCCAGGGGCTCTCAGCCCACCCTGCCCACTCTTTCTCCAGTTTTCCCAGTcttgcccagcagcagcttgcaATCGCCGCCTGGCAGGATTCCTGACAGGGAGCAGGCCTGCTCCAGTGGCACAGCTTCCTCTGCAGAGGCGTTGAAGCCTGGACTGGCTCACACCAGGACAAAGGGAGGAGAGACTGTGGTTGCCAAGAGGAAACTGGTGGAGGAAGATGAGCAGgcctgcagtgagcagcagcatctcccaggcACCTCGAAGCACAGGGGGAGAGGCACACGCAAGGGATCGGTGCTCGGGAGCCCACAGGGTGCAAAGAAGAGCAGAAGGGAGACAGGGCTGCGAAATAGAAAGGAGcttgaggaggaagaggaggaggaggaggaaatggagGCGGAGGAAGAGCAAGCatcccctgcaggagctgggcccaGCTCCAGGCCAGAGCAGTGCAGTGCTCGGGAGACG TTCATGGAGAGACCACCCCAGTACCAGTACGAGGCACCGAGCCCCGAGCTCTGCCAGCAGGTACAATCTATCAG GATTTCAAAGGCAATGCTGATGTGGGCATGCTGGATGCTgactgaggaagaggaggaggaggaggaggaggactcCTGA
- the LOC135452638 gene encoding uncharacterized protein LOC135452638 isoform X4: MNNMEEINAPPMWETCRRPGTLQSCECPPPLSQQDAAGPVCPQQRGFLITKPLGWVLAENLACVDKTVASPKLYVLEPWIADLLVNYDQVDERENSLAGQVVRVLSDSSAAGQPGLLQDAVVQVSDGSCYIRVVITAEALQAEENAHLQLRLSSLNCRIIVLQKYTVCFQDEARLEDCEFYLTAQQFIVLPMQRQRMESSDGNQNPSVMKKIKELWLRNLSVRNAPSSDPSVSQLIDAIGQNQLEILKENAEECLDLWKSKEKPVTVEDEVPITQWEAERKKEQGEDVFMVPVSALVIPPEEEAVVCDSSEAVSAGYTDTSQAAPGKSSDDRTVPGDPSVVSQISYAASPTLSDSLGGSLDNPWNGMPSLSLTPSSSDEKTFQSDPPLKTQKDVAADSNTADLLEVCSQSSAEGSPRGEPAQTSSPSLLRCYSHPSLVEISTSEAASAAEAAWDALCADQSLQRSRGSQPTLPTLSPVFPVLPSSSLQSPPGRIPDREQACSSGTASSAEALKPGLAHTRTKGGETVVAKRKLVEEDEQACSEQQHLPGTSKHRGRGTRKGSVLGSPQGAKKSRRETGLRNRKELEEEEEEEEEMEAEEEQASPAGAGPSSRPEQCSARETFMERPPQYQYEAPSPELCQQVQSIRISKAMLMWACWMLTEEEEEEEEEDS; encoded by the exons ATGAACAATATGGAAGAAATAAATGCCCCTCCTATGTGGGAGACTTGCAGAAGGCCAGGCACACTCCAGAGCTGTGAGTGTCCCCCTCCACTGTCCCAGCAGGATGCAGCAGGACCTGTGTGCCCCCAGCAGCGTGGCTTCCTCATCACAAAGCCCTTAGGATGGGTGCTTGCAGAGAA TCTTGCGTGTGTCGACAAGACTGTGGCTTCTCCCAAACTCTATGTCCTGGAGCCATGGATTGCTGACCTCTTGGTGAATTATGATCAAGTGGATGAGCGTGAGAattccctggctgggcaggtgGTGCGG GTCTTGAGTGACTCGAGTGCAGctggccagcctgggctgctccaggacgCTGTGGTGCAGGTCTCTGACGGATCCTGCTACATCCGTGTGGTCATTACAGCCgaggctctgcaggcagaggaaaa tgcccacctgcagctcaggcttTCCAGCCTTAATTGCAGAATTATCGTCCTGCAGAAGTACACGGTGTGTTTTCAGGACGAGGCCAGGCTG GAGGACTGCGAGTTTTACCTCACGGCCCAGCAGTTCATTGTGCTGCCCATGCAGAGGCAGAGGATGGAATCATCTGATGG GAACCAGAATCCCTCTGTGATGAAGAAGATAAAGGAGCTCTGGCT GAGGAATCTTTCTGTGAGGAACGCTCCCAGCTCAG ACCCCTCTGTCTCTCAGCTGATTGATGCCATAGGACAAAACCAGCTGGagattttgaaggaaaatgcTGAGGAATGCTTGGATTTATGGAAATCAAAGGAGAAGCCAGTGACAGTGGAGGACGAGGTTCCCATCACCCAGTGGGAGGCAGAGCGCAAGAAGGAG CAGGGTGAGGATGTTTTCATGGTCCCAGTCAGTGCCCTGGTGATCCCTCCTGAGGAGGAGGCAGTGGTTTGTGATTCTTCTGAGGCAGTGTCTGCAGGGTACACAG ATACAAgccaagcagctcctggaaagaGTAGTGATGACAGGACAGTGCCAGGAGACCCAAGTGTTGTATCTCAAATCAGCT ATGCTGCATCACCAACCTTGTCAGATAGCCTGGGGGGATCCCTGGACAACCCCTGGAATGGGATGCCCTCGTTGTCTTTGACCCCAAGCTCTTCAGATG AGAAGACCTTTCAATCTGACCCTCCCCTGAAGACCCAGAAAGATGTGGCTGCTGACAGCAACACTGCTGACCTGTTGGAAGtgtgcagccagagctctgctgagggcTCACCCCGGGGAGAGCCAGCACAgacctcctctccctccctgctccgcTGCTACAGCCATCCCAGTCTGGTGGAGATCAGCACCAGTGAGGCAGCatcagctgcagaggcagcctggGATGCTCTGTGTGCTGATCAAAGCCTGCAGAGATCCAGGGGCTCTCAGCCCACCCTGCCCACTCTTTCTCCAGTTTTCCCAGTcttgcccagcagcagcttgcaATCGCCGCCTGGCAGGATTCCTGACAGGGAGCAGGCCTGCTCCAGTGGCACAGCTTCCTCTGCAGAGGCGTTGAAGCCTGGACTGGCTCACACCAGGACAAAGGGAGGAGAGACTGTGGTTGCCAAGAGGAAACTGGTGGAGGAAGATGAGCAGgcctgcagtgagcagcagcatctcccaggcACCTCGAAGCACAGGGGGAGAGGCACACGCAAGGGATCGGTGCTCGGGAGCCCACAGGGTGCAAAGAAGAGCAGAAGGGAGACAGGGCTGCGAAATAGAAAGGAGcttgaggaggaagaggaggaggaggaggaaatggagGCGGAGGAAGAGCAAGCatcccctgcaggagctgggcccaGCTCCAGGCCAGAGCAGTGCAGTGCTCGGGAGACG TTCATGGAGAGACCACCCCAGTACCAGTACGAGGCACCGAGCCCCGAGCTCTGCCAGCAGGTACAATCTATCAG GATTTCAAAGGCAATGCTGATGTGGGCATGCTGGATGCTgactgaggaagaggaggaggaggaggaggaggactcCTGA